One genomic window of Hevea brasiliensis isolate MT/VB/25A 57/8 unplaced genomic scaffold, ASM3005281v1 Scaf227, whole genome shotgun sequence includes the following:
- the LOC131176701 gene encoding proline-rich receptor-like protein kinase PERK9, translating into MWSSHKPKLSGLRHSVKSKMGIPSSLPTNPNLTRSPLPQSPPPQTPPLPQSPPPPSPPPPQAKYRLSFRLLPSRAIKSHKMKHQFRHPFPELRRPKQKQKAKQKGRSRLKETPVEKAAVPSVPFDLNSPPQSSEPVSKRTRSSSQTPAPAVQTPVTQSPLHSPAPASSADTIEEEGDTILDIVGLWDLFLLWCMKERKQGIIYKRHNVVLHMDVCEKIGHTYTLL; encoded by the exons atgtggtccTCTCACAAACCCAAACTCAGTGGACTTCGACATTCTGTCAAATCTAAAATGGGTATTCCATCCTCATTACCCACAAACCCTAACTTGACCCGATCGCCATTACCTCAGTCCCCACCACCACAAACGCCACCACTACCACAATCGCCACCACCTCCGTCACCGCCACCACCCCAAGCCAAATACCGCCTATCATTTCGCCTACTCCCCTCTCGCGCAATCAAGAGCCACAAAATGAAACACCAATTCCGACACCCATTCCCCGAACTGCGCCGACCCAAACAAAAACAAAAGGCAAAACAAAAAGGGCGCAGTAGACTCAAAGAAACCCCTGTCGAAAAAGCAGCAGTACCCTCTGTCCCTTTCGACTTAAACTCTCCACCTCAGTCCTCTGAACCAGTTAGCAAAAGGACCAGGTCTTCCTCGCAAACCCCAGCACCAGCGGTCCAAACACCAGTAACCCAGTCTCCCTTACACTCTCCAGCACCTGCGTCATCTGCAGATACTATTgaggag gaaggggacacgaTACTTGATATTGTGGGTCTTTGGGATTTGTTTCtcttgtggtgcatgaaggagagaaaacaa GGAATCATATATAAACGACACAATGTTGTCTTGcatatggatgtttgtgagaaaatAGGCCATACCTATACTCTGTTATAG